A genomic region of Melopsittacus undulatus isolate bMelUnd1 chromosome 5, bMelUnd1.mat.Z, whole genome shotgun sequence contains the following coding sequences:
- the LOC101875315 gene encoding tubulin alpha-8 chain isoform X1 → MRECISIHVGQAGVQIGNACWELFCLEHGIQPDGTFKDVQDKINNDDSFTTFFNETGTGKHVPRAVMVDLEPSVVDEVRAGTFRELFHPEQLITGKEDAANNYARGHYTIGKESIDMVLDRVRKLTDACSGLQGFLIFHSFGGGTGSGFTSLLMERLSVDYGKKSKLEFAIYPAPQVSTAVVEPYNSILTTHTTLEHSDCAFMVDNEAIYDICRRNLDIERPTYTNLNRLISQIVSSITASLRFDGALNVDLTEFQTNLVPYPRIHFPLVTYAPIISSDRAHHEQLSVAEITSACFEPNNQMVKCDPRHGKYMACCMLYRGDVVPKDVNVAIAAIKTKRTIQFVDWCPTGFKVGINYQPPTVVPGGDLAQVQRAVCMLSNTTAIAEAWARLDHKFDLMYAKRAFVHWYVGEGMEEGEFAEAREDLAALEKDYEEVGTDSFEEENDGE, encoded by the exons ATG CGTGAATGCATCTCTATTCATGTTGGCCAGGCTGGAGTTCAGATAGGAAATGCGTGCTGGGAACTCTTCTGCCTGGAGCATGGCATTCAGCCAGATGGCACCTTCAAGGATGTGCAGGATAAAATCAACAATGATGACTCTTTTACTACGTTTTTCAATGAAACAGGCACTGGGAAGCATGTGCCAAGGGCTGTAATGGTGGACTTGGAACCAAGTGTAGTAG ATGAAGTGCGGGCTGGGACCTTCCGGGAACTTTTTCATCCAGAACAACTGATCACTGGAAAGGAAGATGCAGCTAATAACTATGCTCGTGGCCACTACACCATTGGGAAAGAAAGCATTGATATGGTACTTGATCGTGTTCGTAAGCTG ACTGATGCCtgttctgggctgcaagggTTCCTGATCTTCCACAGCTTTGGTGGGGGTACCGGCTCTGGCTTTACCTCCTTACTAATGGAACGACTCTCTGTGGATTATGGAAAGAAGTCCAAACTGGAGTTTGCAATCTACCCAGCCCCACAGGTCTCCACTGCTGTGGTGGAGCCCTACAATTCCATCCTGACCACGCACACCACCCTGGAGCACTCGGATTGTGCATTCATGGTGGATAATGAAGCTATTTATGACATCTGCCGCCGAAACCTGGACATCGAACGTCCCACCTACACCAACCTCAACCGCCTCATCAGCCAGATTGTCTCCTCCATCACGGCTTCACTACGCTTTGATGGTGCCCTCAACGTGGATCTGACCGAGTTCCAGACAAACCTGGTGCCCTACCCGCGTATCCACTTCCCTTTAGTCACCTATGCCCCCATCATCTCCTCTGACAGAGCACATCATGAGCAGCTCTCAGTGGCTGAAATCACCAGCGCCTGCTTTGAGCCCAACAACCAGATGGTGAAGTGTGACCCAAGACATGGCAAGTACATGGCCTGCTGCATGCTGTACCGTGGTGATGTGGTTCCCAAGGATGTCAATGTTGCAATTGCTGCCATCAAGACCAAGAGAACCATCCAGTTTGTTGACTGGTGTCCAACAGGCTTCAAG GTTGGGATCAACTATCAGCCTCCTACTGTAGTTCCTGGTGGAGACCTAGCCCAAGTTCAGCGAGCAGTCTGCATGCTGAGCAACACCACGGCCATTGCTGAGGCTTGGGCCAGGCTCGACCACAAGTTTGATCTGATGTATGCCAAGAGAGCTTTTGTGCACTGGTATGTGGGTGAAGGCATGGAGGAGGGAGAATTTGCAGAGGCTCGAGAGGATCTGGCTGCCCTGGAGAAGGACTATGAGGAAGTGGGAACTGACTcatttgaggaagaaaatgatggggagtaa